In one window of Candidatus Woesearchaeota archaeon DNA:
- the polX gene encoding DNA polymerase/3'-5' exonuclease PolX yields MINNEIAERLMNIADIMEFKQIQWKPRAYRAAARKIEDLKQNISDIYKEKGKKGLQDIPKIGKSLADHIAEYIENGSVRKWEKLEKESPKGAHELSKIENLGPKKVKKLMEIGVHGIEDLKKAIKNKKIRNIEGFGKRTEKELLTGIKQYEKGTERMLLDKAMRIAERIINNIKKNSDIKTIDYAGSLRRMKETVGDIDLLCITKNAKKAMDTFVSMDDVGRVISHGKTKSTVQLKEGINVDLRALSRASYGSAMLYFTGSKDHNIELRKIALNKGYKLSEYGLYRKKSNRKSAGKTENEVYTKLGLSFIPPELRENNNEIEIAEKGGIPRLVEARDIKADLQMHTKYSDGDASVKEMAEKAKKLGYKYIAITDHSKSQRIAHGMNKRQIKRQWKEIDKLGISGMEVLKGAEVDILASGKLDYPAPLLRELDIVLAAVHSRFKSPEKEMTKRITKALENKYVDIFAHPTGRIIHKRPGYKVNLDKLFKAAEENNNILEINADPARLDLSGEMLLKAKGYNIKFSIGTDSHSIQGLENMKYGVAQARRGWLRRKNVVNTKTYQQLRKLIK; encoded by the coding sequence TGCCAGAAAAATAGAGGATTTAAAACAAAATATTTCTGATATATATAAAGAGAAAGGGAAAAAAGGCCTTCAGGACATACCAAAGATAGGAAAAAGCCTTGCAGACCATATAGCAGAGTATATCGAGAATGGCTCTGTCAGGAAATGGGAGAAACTGGAAAAGGAAAGCCCCAAAGGAGCGCACGAGCTTTCTAAGATAGAAAATCTTGGGCCTAAGAAAGTTAAGAAGCTCATGGAAATCGGTGTGCATGGCATCGAGGACTTAAAGAAAGCTATCAAAAATAAGAAGATACGAAACATAGAGGGCTTTGGCAAAAGAACAGAAAAGGAGCTGCTTACCGGAATAAAGCAGTACGAAAAGGGAACGGAAAGGATGCTTTTGGACAAAGCTATGCGCATAGCAGAGCGGATTATCAACAATATCAAAAAGAATTCTGATATAAAAACAATCGATTACGCAGGCTCTTTAAGAAGGATGAAAGAAACTGTAGGGGATATTGACTTGTTATGCATAACAAAGAATGCAAAAAAAGCAATGGACACATTTGTTAGTATGGATGATGTTGGCAGAGTGATCTCACATGGAAAAACAAAGAGCACAGTCCAGCTTAAAGAAGGGATAAATGTTGACTTAAGGGCATTATCAAGAGCAAGCTACGGCTCTGCTATGCTCTATTTTACAGGCTCTAAAGACCATAATATAGAATTAAGAAAGATAGCGCTTAACAAAGGCTATAAGCTGTCTGAGTACGGGCTTTACAGGAAGAAATCTAACAGGAAATCAGCAGGAAAAACCGAGAATGAAGTATATACTAAGTTAGGATTGAGCTTTATACCACCCGAGCTGAGGGAGAACAATAATGAGATAGAGATTGCTGAGAAGGGAGGCATTCCAAGGCTTGTTGAAGCACGGGATATAAAAGCAGACTTGCAGATGCATACTAAGTACAGCGACGGGGATGCTTCAGTAAAGGAGATGGCGGAAAAGGCAAAGAAGCTGGGATATAAGTATATTGCCATAACTGACCATTCCAAGTCGCAAAGGATAGCGCACGGCATGAATAAGAGGCAAATAAAAAGGCAGTGGAAAGAAATAGATAAGCTGGGCATATCGGGGATGGAAGTGCTGAAGGGCGCGGAGGTTGATATACTGGCCAGCGGCAAACTGGATTATCCTGCGCCGCTGCTAAGAGAGCTCGACATTGTGCTGGCTGCAGTCCATTCAAGATTCAAGTCACCTGAAAAAGAGATGACCAAACGAATTACGAAAGCCTTGGAGAACAAATACGTAGATATATTCGCGCATCCGACAGGAAGGATAATCCACAAGCGGCCAGGATATAAGGTAAATTTAGACAAGCTCTTTAAGGCTGCTGAAGAAAACAATAATATCCTTGAGATAAATGCAGATCCTGCAAGGCTTGACCTGAGCGGCGAGATGCTACTTAAGGCTAAAGGCTACAATATAAAGTTTAGCATAGGAACAGATTCGCATTCCATTCAAGGATTGGAGAACATGAAATACGGAGTTGCCCAGGCAAGGAGAGGATGGCTGCGCAGGAAAAATGTTGTAAATACGAAAACATACCAGCAGCTTAGGAAATTAATCAAATGA